The Drechmeria coniospora strain ARSEF 6962 chromosome 02, whole genome shotgun sequence genome has a segment encoding these proteins:
- a CDS encoding DnaJ domain containing protein has protein sequence MRTMPVPRARRLIFTVRILFRGLDPRLTALPALLSIEQDASQEQIKKAYRKAALKYHPDKVPEEQRQESEVKFKEITQAYEILSDEQKRHLYDTHGMAAFDPSRGGPGGPGVDLNDIISQMFGFDMGGPSGSGGQRRPRRGPDEEQEYKVTLEELYKGKTVKFAANKQVVCGQCKGSGGKEKAKASSCERCKGNGIVEAIRQVGPGMMRRETVLCDHCQGAGNVYKEKDRCRKCKGKRTVQEKKVLEIYIPRGSMQGERIVLEGEADQYPDQIPGDIVFTLVEQQHDTFSRLGNDLSAELTITLAESLTGFSRVVLKHLDGRGIAMERPRGRLLRPGECLKIQGEGMPVKRGDAKGDLYLLVNVEFPEDGWLGNDTAYETLKNMLPPPGAPMEAEEVDDVEYEDGADIGKMGENSDDPRFGNDWEDEDVEDGQPQCQTQ, from the exons ATGCGCACAATGCCGGTTccgcgggcgaggaggtTGATCTTTACGGTACGAATCCTCTTTCGCGGCCTTGACCCCCGTCTGACCGCGTTACCAGCGCTTTTAAGCATCGAACAGGATGCCTCACAAGAGCAGATCAAGAAGGCATATCGAAAG GCTGCTCTCAAGTACCACCCAGACAAAGTTCCGGAGGAGCAACGGCAAGAATCGGAAGTCAAGTTCAAGGAGATCACCCAGGCGTACGAGATACTCAGCGACGAACAGAAGCGCCATCTCTACGACACCCATGGCATGGCCGCCTTCGACCCTTCCCGAGGCGGCCCCGGCGGCCCCGGCGTTGACCTCAACGACATCATCTCCCAAATGTTCGGTTTCGACATGGGTGGCCCCAGCGGTTCCGGCGGCCagcgacggccgcgacgaggGCCCGACGAGGAACAGGAATACAAAGTGACTCTCGAGGAGCTCTACAAGGGGAAGACGGTCAAGTTCGCCGCCAACAAGCAAGTCGTCTGCGGCCAGTGCAAAGGTTCCGGCGGCAAGGAAAAGGCAAAGGCCAGCTCTTGCGAACGTTGCAAGggcaacggcatcgtcgaggcgatCCGGCAGGTTGGTCCCGGCATGATGAGACGCGAGACTGTCCTGTGCGACCACTGCCAAGGAGCCGGCAACGTCTACAAGGAAAAGGACCGGTGCAGGAAATGCAAGGGCAAGCGGACTGTGCAAGAGAAAAAGGTGCTGGAGATATACATCCCGAGGGGCTCCATGCAAGGCGAGCGCATCGTGCTGGAGGGCGAAGCAGACCAGTATCCCGACCAGATACCCGGAGATATTGTCTTTACCCTCGTGGAGCAGCAGCATGACACCTTCTCGCGACTCGGAAACGACCTATCGGCCGAGCTGACCATCACGCTGGCCGAGTCCCTGACTGGATTCTCGCGAGTCGTGCTGAAGCAtctcgacggacgaggcatCGCCATGGAGCGCCCGCGCGGACGGCTGTTGCGACCCGGGGAATGCTTGAAGATTCAGGGAGAGGGCATGCCCGTGAAGCGAGGCGACGCCAAGGGGGACCTCTATCTTCTCGTAAACGTCGAGTTTCCCGAGGATGGATGGTTGGGCAATGACACGGCATACGAGACGCTTAAAAACATGTTACCTCCTCCTGGGGCGCCGATGGAGGCCGAAGAGGTGGATGACGTCGAGTACGAGGACGGGGCCGATATTGGAAAG ATGGGCGAAAACTCCGATGACCCTCGGTTTGGCAACGACTGGGAAGATGAGGATGTCGAAGATGGGCAGCCGCAGTGTCAGACGCAGTGA
- a CDS encoding ELL complex subunit Eap30, whose product MSRKGVGIGAFERSRLTLAHYASHGSSLRATNAQALETQLSVFRSLLQQFAQTHAKDIRSDPSFRAQFARMCAAIGVDPLASSGSAAAGGGSVWAQLLGKTVNDFYFELAVRVVEVCGATRAENGGLIGLCDVRDRLLSSGADHAAYSISEDDILRAVETLKPLGDSYGIVRVGRADYIRSVPRELSGDQAAVVEAAQVLGYVSVGMLRDNLGWERARCRTVIEDLVAESMLWVDKQTGGEWDYWSPAVMVDTPEGDVVYGE is encoded by the coding sequence ATGTCCCGCAAAGGCGTTGGGATAGGCGCCTTTGAACGCTCTCGGCTCACCCTTGCGCATTATGCCTCCCACGGATCATCGCTCCGAGCGACCAACGCTCAGGCGCTCGAGACGCAGCTCTCTGTCTTTCGCTCGTTGCTGCAACAGTTTGCGCAGACGCACGCCAAGGATATTCGTTCCGACCCGTCCTTCCGAGCCCAGTTCGCGCGAATGTGTGCCGCCATCGGCGTTGACCCGCTGGCGAGCAGTGGGAGCGCagctgccggcggcggctccgtTTGGGCCCAGCTGCTGGGCAAGACGGTCAACGACTTTTACTTCGAGCTGGccgtccgcgtcgtcgaagTGTGTGGCGCGACGAGGGCAGAGAACGGTGGCCTGATCGGCCTGTGCGACGTGCGTGACCGGCTGCTCTCCTCGGGCGCCGATCACGCAGCGTACTCTATTTCCGAGGACGACATATTGAGGGCGGTGGAGACGTTGAAACCGCTCGGGGACAGCTATGGCATCGTGCGCGTCGGCCGCGCGGATTACATCCGCAGCGTGCCTCGGGAGTTGAGCGGTGACCAGGCGGCCGTTGTGGAGGCGGCCCAGGTCCTCGGCTACGTGAGCGTCGGCATGCTTCGCGACAACTTGGGTTGGGAGCGGGCGCGATGCCGGACCGTCATTGAAGACCTCGTCGCGGAGAGCATGCTGTGGGTCGACAAGCAGACGGGCGGCGAGTGGGACTACTGGAGCCCGGCAGTTATGGTTGATACCcccgagggcgacgtcgtTTACGGAGAATGA
- a CDS encoding glutamyl-tRNA synthetase yields the protein MLPPRRSRCFLAPGNFEHRGGHLHDRNRRYSAFAGENASHPMAGRARASHLSRSHPEPGLKGLRSKNKALKLRDYQCDVPARTILGQSVHRPIRTRFAPSPTGYLHLGSLRTALFNNLVAKASEGGAFILRIEDTDQSRLVADAEERLIRDLKWAGLSWDEGPDRGGPHGPYRQSARLESYRDHVRQLIHKGHAYRCFCSPEQLDSQKRRLHDAGGPTAYPGTCRSVDASESETRAAGGEPHVVRFRGDAFGRPKFRDAIYGSFQKQESEEDFILLKTDGFPTYHLANVVDDHLMNITHVIRGEEWLISTPKHLALYHAFGWDPPTFAHLGLLVNPDGSKLSKRNDSVNISRYAEEGVFPIALLAWLSNLGCSFKSGAQTPRTLGEIADALTFKFTRGGIKLNPGKLEHFQTKYRDALLGNRIPELAEQEAILIERNLTRPMLHELQSITSGNDIGPGKLPKAWQTSLELVPALRSDETRASYVHSILTNSQGGFQSTGSLIRQHPYLFWRVPVSLYESSLAVFRPDPRVLDALDQALDQVDCWDSLGAVKVMEFIQETVHGENIDPVLVHKVLRLVGAGGQDVVSQSSSRMFLLLGRGEWRHRLDVVKDSIKMLQSGRPVS from the exons ATGCTTCCGCCTCGGCGGAGTCGATGTTTCCTCGCACCAGGGAATTTTGAGCACCGAGGCGGCCACCTCCACGATCGTAACCGACGTTACTCGGCATTTGCTGGCGAAAATGCCAGCCATCCAATGGCGGGCCGCGCGCGCGCCAGTCATCTCAGCCGATCCCATCCCGAGCCTGGACTCAAAGGCCTGAGGAGCAAGAACAAGGCTCTGAAGCTGAGGGACTACCAGTGCGACGTGCCAGCCCGCACCATTCTCGGGCAAAGCGTTCATCGTCCGATCCGAACGAGATTTGCGCCATCCCCGACGGGTTATCTGCACTTAGGATCCCTCCGCACCGCCCTGTTTAACAACTTGGTGGCAAAGGCATCCGAGGGGGGTGCATTCATCCTCCGGATTGAAGACACCGATCAG AGCCGTCTCGTTGCAGATGCTGAAGAGCGATTGATTCGAGATCTCAAATGGGCTGGCCTGTCATGGGACGAAGGCCCCGACCGAGGCGGCCCTCATGGCCCATACAGACAA TCTGCCCGCCTAGAGTCCTACAGGGATCATGTTCGGCAGCTTATTCACAAAGGCCACGCGTACCGCTGCTTCTGCAGCCCCGAGCAGCTCGACTCGCAGAAGAGACGACTCcacgatgccggcggcccGACCGCCTATCCGGGCACTTGCCGTTCCGTTGATGCCTCCGAATCCGAAACCCGCGCTGCGGGAGGGGAACCACACGTGGTGCGCTTCAGGGGTGATGCCTTTGGCCGGCCCAAGTTCCGTGACGCCATTTATGGCTCCTTTCAAAAGCAGGAATCGGAGGAGGACTTCATCCTTTTGAAAACAGACGGATTTCCTACCTACCACCTAGCaaatgtcgtcgacgaccatcTGATGAATATTACGCATGTCATCAGAGGCGAG GAATGGCTCATCTCTACCCCCAAACACCTGGCCCTGTACCACGCTTTCGGTTGGGATCCGCCAACTTTTGCCCATCTAGGCCTCTTGGTGAACCCAGATGGCAGCAAGCTCAGCAAGCGAAACGACAGCGTCAACATCTCAAGGTATGCAGAGGAGGGCGTCTTTCCGATCGCCCTCTTGGCCTGGCTTTCAAACCTGGGCTGCTCATTCAAGTCGGGTGCCCAGACACCTCGCACTCTTGGAGAAATAGCTGATGCC TTAACATTCAAGTTCACCAGAGGTGGCATCAAGTTGAACCCAGGTAAGCTGGAGCACTTCCAGACAAAATACAGGGACGCGCTCCTTGGAAACCGCATCCCTGAGCTGGCAGAGCAGGAAGCGATTCTCATCGAGCGCAATTTGACGCGGCCCATGCTGCATGAGTTGCAGTCCATCACATCTGGAAATGACATTGGCCCGGGTAAGCTTCCAAAAGCGTGGCAGACCAGCCTGGAGCTGGTCCCAGCACTTCGATCAGATGAAACAAGGGCGAGTTACGTGCACTCCATCCTTACCAACAGCCAAGGGGGGTTCCAATCTACTGGAAGCCTTATTCGCCAGCACCCCTATCTATTCTGGCGCGTTCCCGTCTCTCTATACGAGTCTTCCCTTGCCGTGTTCAGGCCGGATCCCCGGGTCCTGGACGCCCTAGACCAGGCACTCGATCAAGTAGACTGCTGGGATAGCCTGGGGGCCGTCAAAGTGATGGAGTTTATCCAGGAAACCGTTCATGGTGAAAATATCGACCCCGTGCTCGTGCACAAAGTGTTAAGGCTAGTTGGTGCGGGGGGGCAGGATGTCGTTTCGCAGAGCAGCTCGCGGATGTTCCTGCTGCTGGGCAGGGGCGAGTGGCGACATCGTCTCGATGTTGTAAAGGACTCGATAAAGATGCTCCAGAGTGGGCGCCCAGTCAGTTAG